The following proteins come from a genomic window of bacterium:
- a CDS encoding rhodanese-like domain-containing protein, whose translation MSTRRLQTLILLACGLCALIGCGGGESRSAAATADAAPSPASISGRISEGLRVLTVDPAAPGDFTVYRGDYVRLETTDGAPVTITIPELKVEKSYPAAEGDKPYFKVPDAGSFAYTIGAAGGTITAVDYAASGYQEVDAAEAAALIRNISPFVLDVRTPNEFASGHLEGAHLLPVQVLQKEIGSLPAKKDEPVFVYCQSGNRSTVAAKILMDYGFEQVINLRHGIREWQKVKLPVVK comes from the coding sequence ATGAGCACCCGACGTCTCCAGACCCTGATCCTGCTCGCGTGCGGCCTCTGCGCTTTGATCGGCTGCGGCGGTGGCGAATCGCGATCCGCCGCCGCGACGGCCGACGCCGCCCCGAGCCCCGCGTCCATCAGCGGCCGCATCTCCGAGGGCCTGCGCGTGCTGACGGTCGATCCGGCGGCGCCGGGCGACTTCACGGTGTACCGCGGCGACTACGTGCGCCTCGAGACCACCGACGGCGCGCCGGTGACGATCACGATTCCCGAACTGAAGGTGGAGAAGTCGTACCCGGCGGCGGAGGGCGACAAGCCCTACTTCAAGGTGCCCGACGCGGGCAGCTTCGCCTACACGATCGGTGCGGCCGGCGGCACCATCACCGCGGTCGACTACGCGGCGAGCGGCTACCAGGAGGTCGACGCGGCCGAGGCCGCGGCCCTGATCCGCAACATCTCGCCCTTCGTCCTGGACGTGCGCACGCCGAACGAGTTCGCCTCGGGCCACCTCGAGGGCGCCCACCTGCTGCCGGTGCAGGTGCTGCAGAAGGAGATCGGCTCGCTGCCCGCCAAGAAGGACGAGCCCGTGTTCGTGTACTGCCAGTCGGGCAACCGCAGCACGGTGGCGGCGAAGATCCTCATGGACTACGGCTTCGAGCAGGTCATCAACCTGCGCCACGGCATCCGCGAGTGGCAGAAGGTAAAGCTGCCGGTCGTGAAGTAG
- a CDS encoding ATP-grasp domain-containing protein: MSRDPHAPPLSGVMILAGPYVSADLRASLREHRLPVFCTSADVDPAGLGPGLLDAAAATALVRAGARVLTNSENALDWLVGAAAGTPLAAWVAACKDKARTRELLRPLYPDFRFRTLATAALPGWEPADMPFPFVIKPAVGFFSLGVHVVRDRDDWRRVQGLLADDLASTRGQYPDSVLDPARLLVEEVIVGDEYAIDAWYDDDGRAVITNILHHPFAHTASVSDRVYTTSVALLTRWLHPFTTWLEEVGALTGVRGMPVHVEVRVRPDGRIVPIEINPQRYGGWCTTADLARHAWGFDPYASFLRDERPDWPAVCRDRDDRSWSIVVLDNGTGVPGADVKGFDFDGLAARFARVLDCRPVDWRRYPLFGFLFVETPAGRESELAAILADDLRAWLA, encoded by the coding sequence ATGTCGCGCGACCCCCACGCACCGCCGCTTTCCGGTGTGATGATCCTCGCCGGCCCCTACGTCTCGGCCGACCTGCGCGCGTCGCTGCGCGAGCACCGCCTGCCGGTGTTCTGCACCTCGGCCGACGTGGACCCCGCCGGGCTCGGCCCGGGCCTGCTGGACGCCGCCGCGGCCACGGCCCTGGTGCGTGCGGGCGCCCGCGTCCTGACCAACAGCGAAAACGCCCTGGACTGGCTGGTGGGCGCCGCCGCCGGCACGCCCCTGGCGGCGTGGGTGGCCGCCTGCAAGGACAAGGCCCGCACCCGCGAGCTCCTGCGCCCGCTCTACCCCGACTTCCGCTTCCGCACCCTGGCCACCGCCGCGCTGCCGGGCTGGGAGCCGGCCGACATGCCGTTCCCCTTCGTGATCAAGCCCGCCGTGGGCTTCTTCAGCCTCGGCGTGCACGTGGTGCGCGACCGGGACGACTGGCGACGGGTGCAGGGACTGTTGGCCGACGACCTGGCGTCGACGCGGGGCCAGTACCCCGACTCGGTCCTCGATCCGGCGCGCCTGCTCGTCGAGGAGGTCATCGTCGGCGACGAGTACGCCATCGACGCCTGGTACGACGACGACGGCCGGGCCGTGATCACCAACATCCTGCACCACCCTTTCGCCCACACCGCGTCGGTCAGCGACCGCGTCTACACCACCTCGGTGGCGCTGCTCACCCGGTGGCTGCACCCGTTCACGACCTGGCTCGAGGAGGTGGGGGCGCTCACCGGCGTGCGCGGCATGCCGGTCCACGTGGAGGTGCGGGTGCGGCCCGACGGCCGCATCGTGCCCATCGAGATCAATCCCCAGCGCTACGGCGGCTGGTGCACCACCGCCGACCTGGCCCGCCACGCCTGGGGCTTCGACCCCTACGCGTCCTTCCTGCGCGACGAACGGCCCGACTGGCCGGCCGTCTGCCGCGACCGCGACGACCGCAGCTGGAGCATCGTCGTGCTCGACAACGGCACCGGCGTGCCCGGCGCCGACGTGAAGGGGTTCGACTTCGACGGGTTGGCGGCGCGGTTCGCGCGCGTGCTCGACTGCCGCCCGGTCGACTGGCGGCGCTACCCCCTCTTCGGCTTCCTCTTCGTCGAGACGCCGGCCGGCCGCGAGAGCGAGCTCGCGGCGATCCTCGCCGACGACCTGCGCGCCTGGCTCGCCTGA
- a CDS encoding DUF1572 family protein, translated as MNATDYRDEALRAFAGLRSLAEKSLAQLDDRAFFAAPDPDSNSAAIVVKHMAGNMRSRWRDFLTTDGEKPDRHRDTEFELGEADDRAAIMAAWAAGWDLVEGAIAPLTEEDFARTVAIRGEPHTVLQAINRQLSHYAYHVGQIVYVAKWSRGRDWATLSIAKGASQAFNASPEKFLPPDDA; from the coding sequence ATGAACGCAACCGACTACCGGGACGAGGCGCTGCGCGCCTTCGCTGGCCTGCGCAGCCTGGCCGAGAAGTCCCTCGCGCAGCTCGACGACCGCGCCTTCTTCGCCGCGCCCGATCCGGACAGCAACAGCGCGGCGATCGTCGTCAAGCACATGGCCGGGAACATGCGCTCGCGCTGGCGCGACTTCCTCACCACCGACGGCGAGAAGCCGGACCGCCACCGCGACACCGAGTTCGAACTGGGGGAGGCCGACGACCGCGCCGCGATCATGGCGGCGTGGGCGGCCGGTTGGGATCTGGTCGAGGGGGCCATCGCCCCGCTCACCGAAGAGGACTTCGCGCGCACGGTGGCCATCCGCGGCGAGCCCCACACGGTGCTGCAGGCCATCAACCGGCAGCTCTCCCACTACGCCTACCATGTGGGGCAGATCGTCTACGTGGCCAAGTGGTCGCGGGGCCGCGACTGGGCGACCCTGAGCATCGCCAAAGGGGCCTCGCAGGCGTTCAACGCGTCGCCGGAGAAGTTCCTGCCCCCCGACGACGCCTGA
- a CDS encoding transglutaminase domain-containing protein, translating into MTRTVPHRPRPLVALFALGLLLGTGAIAAETSWTFGRRDDAGIAGITGQVVERFAEKPDLAGEPAVVLLKSDVYKVDADSWLVVRNEMVRVGDPEYPDVSTRQFQLDPDADIKYREAWILRGRKVIRLDESVWKIVPGDDDRATDVIIAFPDVKEGDVLGWSLEVDNHGFWGGGYLQLADDFPVLMNRTRIQTDGKLAYKTIGEHLRRGNWSQKILEKKHGAPCDIRLVVTDIPARPRGPYAPSFLEYEPYLLVMFRGAWDKEANRWIFNVSWNEAAARGSGILEYLDEQAGYVAAETQALVAGWGTDREKADAIARFIRDEIVTVSPFEVRSQGQQPHQLLRRRQATMRGKGVLMYAMCRAAGVNVDLIAGRNQFFGPPDLANPNLAQFSDFVVRLNGLQPAWYSPAYGESAPGELPPSLRGTRGFLLEPGVGEKLRDLRRQAFENTGAHVTLFWDEYVRLVKEADFAHWVDLPGDPDASVATTAELLRHVPAENAATVQVHGTGYGELQELVNDTEEPVRMLEAYLEDRFGDVGFAVTAAEATPGETRTAKAVLAGRVDAPPLPAPAGDNWIIPAELVYGREFLAGWDPARAEPFIVRFSGDRSLIWRAPLPDGWTDARLPAPFSVVDGQFAYHCQFAVRNGDLVVTREIRLLRGLTMYSDVPPFGEKVQKVRDFERSPLVLSRR; encoded by the coding sequence ATGACCCGCACCGTACCGCACCGCCCACGCCCGCTCGTCGCCCTGTTCGCGCTGGGCCTGCTGCTCGGCACGGGCGCCATCGCGGCCGAGACCAGCTGGACCTTCGGCCGCCGCGACGACGCCGGCATCGCCGGCATCACGGGCCAGGTCGTCGAGCGCTTCGCGGAGAAGCCCGACCTCGCCGGCGAGCCCGCCGTGGTGCTGCTCAAGAGCGACGTGTACAAGGTGGACGCGGACAGCTGGCTCGTGGTGCGCAACGAGATGGTGCGGGTGGGCGACCCCGAGTATCCCGACGTCTCGACCCGGCAGTTCCAGCTCGACCCGGACGCCGACATCAAGTACCGCGAGGCGTGGATCCTGCGGGGCCGGAAGGTGATCCGTCTCGACGAGTCGGTGTGGAAGATCGTGCCCGGCGACGACGACAGGGCCACCGACGTGATCATCGCCTTCCCGGACGTGAAGGAAGGCGATGTGCTGGGCTGGTCGCTGGAGGTCGACAACCACGGCTTCTGGGGCGGCGGCTACCTGCAGCTGGCCGACGACTTCCCGGTGCTGATGAACCGCACGCGCATCCAGACCGACGGCAAGCTGGCCTACAAGACCATCGGCGAGCACCTGCGCCGGGGCAACTGGAGCCAGAAGATCCTCGAGAAGAAGCACGGGGCGCCGTGCGACATCCGCCTCGTGGTGACCGACATCCCGGCGCGACCGCGCGGCCCCTACGCGCCCAGCTTCCTCGAGTACGAGCCCTACCTGCTGGTCATGTTCCGGGGCGCCTGGGACAAGGAAGCCAATCGCTGGATCTTCAACGTGAGCTGGAACGAGGCGGCGGCGCGCGGGTCGGGCATCCTGGAGTACCTCGACGAGCAGGCCGGCTACGTGGCCGCCGAAACCCAGGCCCTCGTGGCGGGCTGGGGCACCGACCGGGAGAAGGCCGACGCCATCGCGCGCTTCATCCGCGACGAGATCGTGACCGTCAGCCCGTTCGAGGTGCGCTCGCAGGGCCAGCAGCCCCACCAACTGCTCCGCCGCCGCCAGGCGACCATGCGCGGCAAGGGCGTGCTCATGTACGCCATGTGCCGCGCGGCGGGCGTGAACGTCGACCTCATCGCCGGGCGCAACCAGTTCTTCGGGCCGCCCGACCTGGCCAACCCGAACCTGGCCCAGTTCAGCGACTTCGTGGTGCGCCTGAACGGCCTGCAGCCGGCCTGGTACTCGCCCGCCTACGGGGAGAGCGCGCCGGGCGAGCTGCCTCCTTCGCTGCGCGGGACCCGGGGTTTCCTGCTCGAGCCGGGCGTGGGCGAGAAGCTGCGCGACCTGCGGCGCCAGGCCTTCGAGAACACCGGGGCCCACGTGACGCTCTTCTGGGACGAGTACGTGCGGCTGGTCAAGGAAGCGGACTTCGCCCACTGGGTCGACCTGCCCGGCGACCCCGACGCATCGGTGGCGACGACGGCCGAACTCCTGCGGCACGTCCCGGCCGAGAACGCGGCCACGGTGCAGGTGCACGGCACCGGCTACGGCGAACTGCAGGAACTGGTGAACGACACCGAGGAGCCGGTGCGCATGCTCGAGGCGTACCTCGAGGACCGTTTCGGCGACGTGGGCTTCGCGGTGACCGCGGCCGAGGCCACGCCGGGCGAGACGCGCACGGCCAAGGCGGTTCTCGCCGGCCGGGTCGACGCCCCGCCCCTGCCCGCGCCCGCCGGCGACAACTGGATCATCCCGGCCGAACTCGTGTACGGACGCGAATTCCTGGCCGGCTGGGACCCGGCCCGCGCGGAGCCGTTCATCGTGCGCTTCAGCGGGGACCGTTCGCTGATCTGGCGCGCGCCCCTGCCCGACGGCTGGACCGACGCGCGCCTGCCGGCGCCGTTCTCGGTCGTCGACGGCCAGTTCGCCTACCATTGCCAGTTCGCGGTGCGCAACGGCGACCTCGTCGTCACGCGGGAGATCCGGCTCCTGCGGGGCCTGACCATGTACAGCGACGTGCCGCCCTTCGGCGAGAAGGTGCAGAAGGTGCGTGACTTCGAGCGCAGCCCGCTGGTGCTGTCGCGGCGCTGA
- a CDS encoding T9SS type A sorting domain-containing protein, which produces MVRTRPLLRIAATLLLAAVALLPSARASAQIGSLWDSGNIGTVIALGDIDPAAGLDALVHTPLAAVGVVRLEAGPQVEELPSPFNVFNNTKFYLRDLDGDGLAEILAIAWRPDNSCLLGALDVDSRGRVQRLWPDILLGNGFYDLAGEARLSPAEPGALILVRADLQIVSPATGAVIYASGNDPAVGGRQFSSLVIEDFNGDGNEELLCEFEGNTSQFTTHLIGETGLSAAADFTRLGLSMGKGMPNPAAGPTRIAFEVPREGTASLRIYDVAGRAVRTLLEGRVAEGPHQAFWDGRDGAGQRVASGIYFYELKVGAERVTRKIVQVR; this is translated from the coding sequence ATGGTCCGCACCCGCCCCCTGCTCCGCATCGCTGCAACTCTCCTGCTCGCCGCGGTGGCGCTGCTGCCGTCCGCCCGCGCCTCCGCCCAGATCGGCTCCCTGTGGGATTCGGGCAACATCGGCACCGTGATCGCCCTCGGCGACATCGACCCCGCCGCGGGTCTCGACGCCCTCGTGCACACGCCCCTCGCCGCGGTCGGCGTCGTCCGCCTCGAGGCGGGGCCCCAGGTCGAAGAATTGCCGAGTCCATTCAACGTGTTCAACAACACGAAATTCTACCTGCGCGACCTCGACGGCGACGGCCTCGCGGAGATCCTCGCCATCGCGTGGCGCCCCGACAATTCGTGCCTGCTGGGCGCGCTGGACGTCGACTCCCGGGGCCGGGTGCAGCGGCTGTGGCCGGACATCCTCCTCGGCAACGGCTTTTACGACCTCGCGGGCGAGGCCCGGCTGTCGCCCGCCGAACCGGGTGCGCTCATCCTGGTCCGCGCCGACCTTCAGATCGTCTCGCCGGCCACCGGCGCGGTGATCTACGCCTCGGGCAACGACCCGGCGGTCGGGGGGAGGCAGTTCTCGTCCCTGGTCATCGAGGACTTCAACGGCGACGGCAACGAGGAACTGCTCTGCGAGTTCGAGGGGAACACTTCCCAGTTCACGACGCACCTCATCGGCGAGACCGGCCTCAGCGCCGCGGCCGACTTCACCCGTCTGGGCCTGAGCATGGGCAAGGGCATGCCCAACCCCGCCGCCGGCCCGACGCGCATCGCCTTCGAGGTGCCGCGGGAGGGCACGGCGAGCCTGCGCATCTACGACGTGGCCGGCCGCGCGGTGCGCACCCTGCTCGAGGGGCGCGTGGCCGAGGGGCCGCACCAGGCGTTCTGGGACGGGCGCGACGGCGCCGGCCAGCGCGTCGCCAGCGGCATCTACTTCTACGAGCTGAAGGTCGGCGCGGAGCGGGTGACGCGGAAGATCGTGCAGGTGCGGTAG
- a CDS encoding DUF1697 domain-containing protein: MRHIVLLRGINVGGHNKLPMAELREVCAGLGCADVRTYIQSGNVVCDVPAAAGRTLGRRLAAAIAARWGYDVPVIVRRADAWARVVAACPLAPIDVAAEGGRVFVMFLDAEPAAERVADLRARVTPPEELVVVGREVHLRCPAGYADTKLNGNTVERVLGVAATARNWKTVLKLHEMAG; encoded by the coding sequence GTGCGCCACATCGTCCTGCTGCGCGGCATCAACGTGGGCGGCCACAACAAGCTGCCCATGGCCGAACTCCGCGAGGTGTGCGCCGGCCTCGGCTGCGCCGACGTCCGGACCTACATCCAGAGCGGCAACGTCGTCTGCGACGTCCCGGCCGCGGCGGGGCGGACCCTGGGTCGGCGTCTCGCCGCCGCCATCGCCGCGCGGTGGGGCTACGACGTGCCCGTGATCGTGCGCCGGGCCGACGCCTGGGCCCGGGTCGTGGCGGCGTGTCCGCTGGCCCCGATCGACGTGGCGGCCGAGGGCGGCCGTGTGTTCGTCATGTTCCTGGACGCCGAGCCGGCCGCCGAGCGGGTGGCCGACCTGCGCGCCCGCGTGACGCCGCCCGAGGAGCTGGTGGTCGTCGGCCGCGAGGTGCACCTGCGCTGCCCCGCCGGCTACGCCGACACGAAGCTGAACGGCAACACGGTCGAGCGCGTGCTCGGCGTCGCGGCCACCGCCCGCAACTGGAAGACGGTGCTGAAGCTGCACGAGATGGCCGGCTGA
- a CDS encoding SDR family NAD(P)-dependent oxidoreductase produces the protein MEDGRRLALVTGASTGIGAALVDTLLAGGWEVVGLARRGVAVAHARLHPVAVDLGDADALERVIAHELAPRLAAGPWARVALVNNAARLGDLARVTDFTAAGLHGILAVNAAAPIRLMGFALAAVPAAVPLRIVNVSSGAAHMAIPGLADYCASKAALLAAGRSLAAELEGTPRDVGLFSYEPGVVDTPMQDAARAADPARFPSHAAFVGMQRNGDLAAPADVVAPMVAYIAGAPRALFTEARYGAAEA, from the coding sequence ATGGAGGACGGACGCCGTCTCGCCCTGGTCACCGGGGCCTCGACCGGCATCGGCGCGGCCCTCGTCGACACCCTGCTGGCCGGTGGCTGGGAGGTGGTCGGCCTGGCGCGCCGCGGAGTCGCCGTCGCCCACGCCCGGCTGCACCCGGTCGCCGTCGATCTGGGTGACGCGGACGCCCTCGAGCGGGTGATCGCCCACGAGCTGGCACCCCGCCTCGCCGCCGGGCCCTGGGCGCGCGTGGCCCTGGTCAACAACGCGGCGCGCCTGGGCGACCTGGCGCGGGTGACGGACTTCACGGCGGCCGGCCTGCACGGCATCCTGGCCGTCAACGCCGCGGCGCCCATCCGGCTGATGGGTTTCGCCCTGGCCGCCGTCCCGGCCGCGGTGCCGCTGCGCATCGTCAACGTCTCGTCGGGCGCGGCCCACATGGCCATTCCCGGCCTGGCCGACTACTGTGCCAGCAAGGCGGCGCTCCTGGCCGCGGGCCGGTCGCTGGCCGCCGAACTGGAGGGCACGCCGCGCGACGTGGGGCTCTTCAGCTACGAACCGGGCGTCGTCGACACGCCCATGCAGGACGCCGCGCGGGCGGCCGATCCGGCGCGTTTCCCGTCGCATGCCGCCTTCGTGGGCATGCAGCGCAACGGCGACCTGGCCGCACCGGCCGACGTGGTCGCGCCCATGGTCGCCTACATCGCGGGCGCCCCGCGCGCCCTGTTCACCGAGGCCCGCTACGGGGCCGCAGAGGCCTGA
- a CDS encoding GNAT family N-acetyltransferase codes for MLATPRTTLTVLRPDQAGLLHAYTLRNREHLAPWEPRRDEDHYTAHAAAERVALQAKMFENRLALHLAALDRLSGEMVAACSFTNFVFGPFQACHLGFSVDVRRQGDSLMFEVAQAAVSHVFATYDLHRIMANHMVGNERSARLLARLGFAREGVARSYLKINGRWEDHVLNSLLNPAHLAAESP; via the coding sequence GTGCTCGCCACCCCGCGCACCACGCTGACCGTCCTGCGGCCGGACCAGGCCGGGCTTCTGCACGCCTACACCCTGCGCAACCGCGAGCACCTGGCCCCCTGGGAGCCCCGGCGCGACGAGGACCACTACACCGCGCACGCCGCCGCCGAGCGCGTCGCCCTGCAGGCGAAGATGTTCGAGAACCGCCTGGCCCTGCACCTGGCCGCCCTGGATCGCCTGTCCGGCGAGATGGTGGCCGCGTGCAGCTTCACCAACTTCGTGTTCGGCCCCTTCCAGGCCTGCCACCTCGGCTTCAGCGTCGACGTCCGGCGCCAGGGCGACAGCCTCATGTTCGAGGTGGCCCAGGCCGCCGTCAGCCACGTCTTCGCCACGTACGATCTGCACCGCATCATGGCCAACCACATGGTGGGCAACGAGCGCAGCGCGCGGCTGCTGGCGCGCCTCGGCTTCGCGCGTGAGGGCGTGGCCCGGTCGTACCTGAAGATCAACGGCCGCTGGGAGGACCACGTCCTGAACTCGCTTTTGAACCCCGCCCACCTCGCCGCGGAGAGCCCATGA
- a CDS encoding GNAT family N-acetyltransferase codes for MPGNTASLAVLAKLGFRFTHEVPAAPGHHGWREHELAAADYHGLPSLRPIRDDDLPVLFAHQRDPVAVRMAAFTAENPDDEAAFRKKMARILADTSSTNRAIVVGGEVVGNVMAFEMFGERNVCYWLGREHWGRGHAGAALRAFLCEHDRRPLVARVVHDNAGSLKVLARCGFVVTGEDEGFAHGRGGKVREILLRLDGPPA; via the coding sequence ATGCCCGGGAACACGGCCTCCCTGGCCGTGCTGGCCAAGCTCGGTTTCCGCTTCACCCACGAGGTGCCGGCGGCGCCCGGGCACCACGGCTGGCGCGAGCACGAACTCGCCGCGGCCGACTACCACGGCCTGCCTTCCCTGCGCCCGATCCGCGACGACGACCTGCCCGTCCTCTTCGCCCACCAGCGCGATCCCGTGGCCGTGCGCATGGCCGCCTTCACCGCCGAGAACCCGGACGACGAAGCCGCCTTCCGGAAGAAGATGGCGCGCATCCTGGCCGACACGTCGTCCACCAACCGCGCCATCGTGGTCGGCGGCGAGGTGGTGGGCAACGTCATGGCTTTCGAGATGTTCGGCGAGCGCAACGTGTGCTACTGGCTCGGGCGCGAGCACTGGGGTCGGGGGCACGCCGGCGCGGCGCTGCGGGCCTTCCTCTGCGAGCACGACCGGCGTCCCCTCGTGGCCCGGGTCGTCCACGACAACGCCGGTTCGCTGAAGGTGCTCGCCCGGTGCGGCTTCGTCGTCACGGGCGAGGACGAGGGCTTCGCCCACGGTCGCGGCGGGAAGGTGCGCGAGATCCTGCTGCGCCTCGACGGTCCGCCGGCCTGA